In the Brassica rapa cultivar Chiifu-401-42 unplaced genomic scaffold, CAAS_Brap_v3.01 Scaffold0189, whole genome shotgun sequence genome, one interval contains:
- the LOC117129831 gene encoding uncharacterized protein LOC117129831, translating to NSSVGQATPVATTAPNTNGPVVETVEVIEIDPPERTGKKVDYLSLLQHISRLGTNHFSGSADPIKANEWRSRLVRNFSSTRCPEDYKRDIRVHFLEGDAHNWWLAVNKHTNGSLQSFEDFEDEFNRKYFPAEAWDRLERRFLDLTQGHRAVREYEEEFNRLRRFVGRELEDETVQVRRFIRGLRPELRTHCSIRTFSTVGELVERVDILESKLAEEAKLKTKSQSVPTGKTNDRKRKWDQVDGGKASSGRPECPKCGKNHPGE from the coding sequence tgaactcctcggttggccaagctacgcctgtggctacgaccgcccccaacaccaatggtccagttgtggaaacggtcgaggtgattgagattgatccaccagaaaggaccgggaaaaaggtggactatctgagcttgcttcagcacatctctcGTCTAGGGACGAACCATTTCTCAGGAAGCGCCGATCCTATTAAGGCaaacgagtggaggagtaggctagtccgaaacttcagctcaactcgttgtcccgaggattacaagagagacattagggttcacttcctggaaggggacgcgcataattggtggctggctgtgaacaagcacaccaatggaagtctccagagttttgaggattttgaagatgaattcaaccgcaaatactttcctgcagaggcttgggaccgtctggaacgtagattcctagaccttacccaaggccacagggccgtacgtgagtacgaagaggagttcaaccggctccgacggtttgttggaagggaacttgaggacgagacagtccaggttcgtcggttcattcgaggcttaaggcccgagctgagaacccactgttcgatccgcaccttcagcaccgtcggagagctggtgGAACGTGTAGATATTTTGGAGTCTAAAttggccgaagaagccaagcttaagacgaagtcgcagtctgtcccgacgggtaagactaacgaccgaaagaggaagtgggaccaggttgacggaggcaaggcctctagtggacgacctgaatgtcccaagtgtggtaagaaccatccaggtgaatga